The sequence tttacagtgtaaacgagatatatgtatatacaaataattaaatataatttttgaaaataataaaaaatattaataatttaaattggacCAAACTCTTAACAATGGAACGTTTCAAATAATAGAGAAGATTGACGattttaaataatagaaaagataaaCAGTACATTTTAAATAATAGGGAAAATGGACTGTCCATTTAAAATAAACACGTTAACACGTTTACTTTTCCTAACCGTTGAAATAAGTGAAAGTATACATAAGTGCATCATTAAACTGCCCACTATTAACACGATTATTTTtttctaactacccattattaATACTATTGCTTATTTCATTCACTTAAAACTTTAACTAATATTCTTAGTatattgttaaaataaaaaactaaaagctttttattgaaaaaataattttaaaattctaatgataataattaataaattaaacataCATAGATTTACTTTGTTTATAAaaccttttttatatttttatctctTTTCCAATAATGTTTTTTGTACAAAAATAATtcgaaataattaaaattaatatctaCGTTATTGTTTGTgtctattttttatatatttttataatataaaaatattttgttttatcttttcttattttaaaaacAATTTGAAAGTAGTTGAGCAGAATTTATGGTAttttgttgggaaggtgaaacagttaaaaacaagattttagtagaaaaacagggcatgtgcgtttgtacaggggtgtgcgtgcgtgcgcacgcccaggaggattttcaaaatgtgtgcgtacgcatagaggtgtacGTACGTACAAGTGTAAAATTTTTCAATTCTGTTCGCTTGCACAAGGcatgcgaacgccctcaacagaatgcaccttccaacgtgtgcacGCACAGGACTGTGCGGGCGCACAACTTGCAAAACCCTattggttgtgtgtgcgcacggGTCGTGCTAGCGCTCTCAATAGCAAGTCTTCTCGTGTGTGCGCGTACGcataaggctgtgcgtgcgcacaggttcaaaaactcacaggggtgtgcgtacgtacacaaaccagaaatcacaaattctgcagcattcacagaattcagattttgacactaaactttgaatgatcataacttcctctacaaaaatcaatttcctacaaactttatatccatttaaagatttttcaatgaactttaatttaaaggGGATACGGAAATGGAGGAAGCGGTTGAGAATGGAATGCAATTTCCAAGGATGAATCAAGGGTAATGTATTATTTGGATATTAGCGGCCATGATGGGGCCAACATACAATTTAAATAATGGGTAGTTAAAAAAAAGATAATCGTGTTAATAGTGGGTAGTTTAATGGTGCATTTATGTATGTTTTCACTTGTTTCAACGGAAAAATAAACGTGTTAATGTGCTTATTTTAAATGGACAGTCCATCTTCCCTATTATTTAAAATGCACTGTTTATTTTCTTTACTATTTAAAATTGTCCATCTTTTCTGTTATTTGAAACGTTTCATTTTGAAGAGTTTGgtccaatttaaattattaatattttttattattttaaaaaattatatatatcattTACACGATAAACGAAATAgaggagtgctacacatacaagtcatttttgtttacaagttttacaagttggGCCTAACACGCGCGTTACTCAACCatcttcgcgtgtttcatcttcgTTTCCTTTtttacgaaaaagaagaagaagagacacagagaaagaagaagaagaagaggaagaggaagcacagagaaagaagaagaagaaaaagagggaaAAAATGTGAAAAcggcgtgaatataaatgacttgtatgatttgtatggaaaagcgttttctctttgccttcgatctccttctgtttttttttttcatggtttctgaaatcaagctttgaaattgttttgaagatgatggaacttcagaaatacacacgaacgattacaaaaatacacccaaacgattacagaaatacatccaaaggattacagaaatacacccaaacagttacagaaataaaccaaatgattacagaaatacacccaaagaattacagaaatacacccaaaagatttaagaaatacacccaatataaggggagacagtatatttcttcttgaaatcttttaatgttttaaTGGTTAAGGATTAGGCACATgacagagacaatctagaaaaaaaatctagaagaacagtaaaacagtaccttgaataatgtttcttcattttttctggtgattttgatgaaggagaaagagaaaaagaaaagaggagaagaaatttcaataaaaaaagaggGAGGAAGAGATTGTGTTGATGACGATGATAACGAGAGAGAAAAattacgaaaaagaagaaaaagagacacagagaaagaagaagaagaggaagaggaagaggaagtacggagaaagaagaagaaaaagaggcacaaaaAAAACGTGAAAcggcgtgaatataaatgacttataTGACTTGTATTGAAAATCACTTATATGTGGAGAATTACTCAACGAAATAATTTTTCATGTATTATCTCATTTACCCTATAAATGAAATatatgaaaattgaaaaaaatacatatatcttgtttacagtcatcttatttacagtgtaaatgagataaaaaataaatatttatttcagtaattattataattattttatttattaaaataaaaaatcctccATTCCTGTTATAGTGATGTACTATTTTAATTAAGAATGATCGGTCATAGTTAGTGATTGTTAGGAGAAAATTATtaggtttttttttgtttttacttttatttcattagtcatttttttattagaaagatttgttttatattttttatattttctcttTGTATTTAAATTGTGTCTTTTATTTAGTTTGGTGTTTTGAATATAattaagatttgattttaaataaaatatcatAAATTACCANNNNNNNNNNNNNNNNNNNNNNNNNNNNNNNNNGTTAGTTACTATTTTTTCttatattataaataaacatGTGATATATATTGATATTTTTGTAACCCTATGTTTTACCCTGCTATGGGTTTgattcctttttttttaaagcaCAAGAGACGTTTTGTTGATgaataacaatttttaattaaataataatagaaTGGCATCgacattttatattaaaaaaatatttttaattttttatatataaaacggCAGTCatgttttgtatattttatttttgagtaattacccaaatcagtccccgaggattttagaatcggacattttagtctccaagaaaaattaatacacggaTCAGTCCCCAAGGTTTTATTCCGGCAGACAAATCAGTTCCCAGTTCATTTTCCGGCAgagtaattacccagatcagtccccaaagattttaaaaatggacattttagtccccaagaaaaactaatgtataaatcaatccccaacatttctctctgttagacataatAGTCCCCCATCcaaataactatatatatataaaaatttaatgaataaatttatcattatttttgtctaaaaaatacaaaaaatatagtacaatattattgtgcaattaataataataattattttattttatttatttttggataGGAGATTattatgtctaacagagagaaacgttggggattgatttgtacattagtttttcttggggactaaaatgtccatttttaaaatctttggggactgatctgggtaattactctgccggaaaataaactggggactgatttgtctgccggaATAAAACCTTGGGGACTGATCCGTGTATTAATTTtccttggggactaaaatgtccgattctaaaatcctcggggactgatttgggtaattactctttatttttttaattgacaaaaaaaaaaacgtcAATGACGTTTTATTTAaagcaaaatttttaaattatttttctaatgGCATCATTTTTCCGCAAAACGTCAATAACGTTTTCCATTAAACGGCGATGACGTTTTCGTTGTGCCAATAGCTACTACCACAACGCCGTTAAACATTATCATTGGTATACAGTATACACCACTTCTGgtccaatattaaaaaaaacaatTCTAACTTTGTTTCTGTCAAATATTTCAAAAGACAATTTAGTCGCAATGGTGAACAGTGAATGAGAGTTTattttgtaaaataaaaaaaaaaagtaaatatttaattattgaNNNNNNNNNNNNNNNNNNNNNNNNNNNNNNNNNNNNNNNNNNNNNNNNNNNNNNNNNNNNNNNNNNNNNNNNNNNNNNNNNNNNNNNNCAGAATTAGTATTATggaaataataataagaattagTAGCTAGTAATAAGGAGTAGCCTTCAGTAATTGAAGATTGAAATTTGGGTTGGAAGCCCTAATCAATCATCGAGAAAGGTCCTCCATTCTCTTCTTTACTAAAACCACTGAATCAGTGAATCATCGAATGGATAAAGGAAAGGGAGTCATGGGATCCAATGCTCGGAGATGGGCCGTTGACTTCTCCGACAATTCAACCTCTCCTTCCTCTCGCGACGTTCCTGATCCTCCCGGTTTCTCTCGTGCTTCCATCGATCaggtactctttttttttttgacattaattttaaaaattaagaacGCAatcttctgaaaaaaaaaaaaattcgtaGGACGATTCAACCCTCAGTCGCCAGAAGAAGGATGCTGAATCAAACTGGAAATCACAGGTTCGCCTCTTTTTagcattttaattttcaatttaggGTAATAATTTGGTTGctaagaacttatttactttaacTATTGCTTATACTATGCTATTGGATCTGGATCAACATTCAATTTGAAATAGTATTGCATATTCTAATTGTGGAAGTAGTTTACGATTGAATTACTGTTTAAGAATTTGATAGGGCGTGGAAGTTATAGAtcctttttaaaaaaaagttttacaTTTTGGGAACATGACAGAAAGCTTGGGAAGTAGCACAAGCCCCTTTCAAGAACTTGCTAATGATGGGGTTTATGATGTGGATGGCTGGAAGTACAGTGCACCTGTTCAGCATTGGTATCACCTTCTCAGCTCTTTGGCAGCCTATCAGTGCCTTGCAAAGCGTTGGCAAGAGTAAGATTCAGATCCTTGAATTGAACCCTGTATGATGTAAAGCATGTGTTGGTTTAGTGCATGCTTTTAGCTGTGACTCTGGTTGCAGTTGCACCGTGATGCCAAAAGTTGCGGAAAAAAACTGCTGCAACGCAGATGTGGAGAGTATTGCTACTGTAATGTTGCACCTGCAATTGTGGTCGTCAACTGCAATTTAAAACCATGGTTGTACGTGATGCCTATCTAACTACAATAACAGAGAACTTTTGTAACTACTGACTCTGATTAGAGCATTGTATTAGAATTCCATTATGTGTATTATTCCCCTCCTCCTCTTATGTGGATTGATAATTTTCTCCAGTCATGATAGGGTATATCAGTATCATTTTTATAATGCATTGTTCCGTTTGTGTACTGTATCCTTTTGTTTCACTTTCCTAATTCTTATGCATGTTGCTAATTATTAGCAGTAAATGTGCATATTGTTTTCACTTAAAGGATTATCTATTCATCATATCATTTGATGATGGAAATGTTTGCAAGGAATAAATTTAACCAACCATAGTCCATAGTAATTTATATCTGAAACTAGTAGACTGAGTTGTAGTTGGAAATGCATTTGCTGAATATTTGACCCTATAGATCCTGTTCCCTATCTCTGGTGATTTGATATTTTGTTGTTGCCTTCGTGATTGATTTAGTCTTCTCTTATCTGGTCTTTCCTCAAACTTAACCAGTCATGGTCTAATTTAAAAGCCCTAATTAGAAGTCATTTTCTTCTCGAATTGAtgataattctcttaattttttttttcttctcattaCATTTCTataatattttctattttcagATTAGTGAGTTTGATTTGTATTATGTTTTTGTTTCCGTCTACTGTAAACTTATTTTTGTTAGAATTGTTAATATTTCTTTCTATTTTGTGCAGTTTTTGAGCCTTACAAAGACAGTAGAGTGGAGCTTCTTGGACCTAAGTTGTTATTCATAGCCCTTAATTTGGGTGGCTTGGCACTAGGTGTTTGGAAGGTTTGTACTTTAAAAGATCTTGTAATTTATactttaaaagtttaaaattcaTATCTGAATGTTTCACACTGCAGCTCAATGCATTGGGGCTTCTTCCTACGCACACATCAGACTGGGTCTCATCCTTACCTCCTGCTCAGGTTGGATTCATAACTTCAATAATGTAACTGCATGTTATATTTGGTCTGGTTATGTGTTGAGCCATCTTAAAACGATAGCCTAAAAAGATAGGCGTGTTATCTTTCTCTGTTCAAGGTTTAATTATAGAAACTGATTCATTTCCTTGGACCCATTCTATTGTGTTTGTTAGAGTGCTGGTAATGAATTTTGTTAAATTATAAATTTGCTGGTTCCTtcattcttctcttctcttctcttctcacaTGCTTCTTGATTCTACAAATTCAGTCAGTTTTCCTTTTATAGGCTGAAACTGTTATCAGGATTAACTAAGTTATTCTTCCAAGTCTTTCTGTGGTGTCGATATTAACATCATCATTATACAAAAACTGTAGATTGgatttaaaaaaacaaaagatgAAACGAAACAGATTCTATGATGAAAGGGTTGTTGCGAATCACAATGCTATTAGATTCTACATGCTCTTTTAAATTCACTTTGTAAAACTGGATATtgatattttttcaatttaaaatgtGATTATTGATGTTGAAAATAGATCTATGATGATTGATACTCTCCTGATTCCAATCTTTTGTGATTTAAGGACCTGGTGATTTAGTTGCGTCATGTTCATCGTTGTGATGCTATTCTATGTATTCAGTATTCTTTGTTCTGTGTGCCTATTATAACCTTGCTTTTGCTTATCTACAGGAAGTGGAGTATTCAGGTGGGGGTCTTAATTTGCGTTGATGAGAAATCTCTTGTTCATCCTAGTGTGTTTTGGATGAAATTTAAATAGAGAAGGACGAGGCTTGCTTTGTTATTTACGATAAATGTAACATACTCTTGGAATCACCTGGATTGGCCAAGGTTTGTAGGAGGCTATAGTAGTctgaataattaagaaaaaaatgtttCTCTTTTATCTTGTTTTTGGATAAACTTCTATTTTTGCCTAGGATTCCAATATTTACATGTCAATTCTCTCtcgttttcattttaatttagatattatgAAGCATTGTGGTAATTGACTTGGTTTATAAGCTTTGAGTACATTCATGGACATGGATCCTCAGATGCTAAAAGTCTCATATGACCTTGCGGgtagtttaaaaaattaaaacatgacaAGCTCGTGAGATTTTCCCGTGAGGTTGCATttcttttgatttatatttcatcaCGGCAGCAATATGATGCATCACAATCTTAGCATAGCTATAAATAAGATTGTTGTCTTGTATACTGTATGTTATAAAAGAGCTAATATGATTATAATATCTCCTCTCTCGTTTACATAAGCTTGAGGAGACAATCACCTAGGGCCGTTTGGAAACTCTAGAAgtagttttttttaatttgacttatgaaaagtagtagtattaatgtctggtgcaaatttcaaaatcaaattgtaactttctaagaagctattttggaacttatagagaagttaaaaaaaatgactttttTCATAATACTTCTATTTTTCattacatttctataaaataagcacttttagagttaaaaattcaaatacaaaataacttatttataagttacttttaacagagtcatttattgtttaagttattttatcaaaaagaGTTTAATTAAGTTGGTTACCCAAACTGGACCCTAGTATCGGATCTAAACTCCAAAGTGCTTATCTcatttgtttatatttttaaattaacgaaaattaattgattattattatgtTTAGAAGAATATATAGATattttgaccaaaaaaaaaaaagaagtatatATTGATATGAGAtatgttttaataaaataacGATCGGCTTAAAGTCAAATTGGGTaagctaataagaaaaaaaaatattatcaagATTCAAAAATCTCATCTCTTGTCCAAAAAAATGTCTCATCAAAACCTCTAAAGaatatcattaaaaaaaaaaactctaaagAAAAAGTCTATTGAGATGATGAAAAAAAAGCctattgagaaaaaaaattattctagatagaaaagagaatacatgagctCATATTGATTAAAAGGTTAATAGTGAAATTAATCTTTAAAATATGGGACTTTTTTTAGATTTGTTTTTAAAAGATATATTTCAATTAAATTGATCTTTCAAAATTTACGAAATAATTATATTTGTTCTTCAGTGACTTCATTAATAATATTTGTCAAGAATTAATGACGTAGAATATTAACTGATAACATACATAATACCTAACATGTCCAATTAGATGTTGAACAAATCTGTTTttgaaaatctatcaatttagttGCTAGGTCATTGCAAATACAGTTTGTGTAATtggaaaaaaaagaattaaattaataaattttcatgAATATATCTAGTCAATGTCCAATTAGACATGTCAAGTATTATATATGTTGTCAATTAACGTTTCATATCATCAATTGTTGACAAAATTTGTTAATGAAGTCACCGCAGGATAAATATGATTAATTCATAATCTTTGAAAAatcaatttgattaaaaaaatgttTTAGAAATAAATTTAAAGAATGTCTCATCttttagagactaatttgactattaactcattgCTAAAGGAACAGAAAACGTATCCCATGATAACCATCTACCTAATAGCACTTACTTCTCATGTGTAAATTACTGCCTTATTTCATATCACCCCATTAAGGAATAGCAGTGTATCATACTTGTATATTAACCAATAACCACAAAACCAAGTGGATCCCATAGTCATATCAAGTCATGAGGAGGTCTTGGATGCAATCAAAGTTCTTTCAAAAGCAATTAGAGGCTCggccaacaaaaacaagtgctatATATCTTAATATACTGACATCTCAGTTTTATTTCTTCTTCACATCAAATCACACTCTTATCTTATTCTAGACCTGCTATTCTTTTCCTTAAACTTCATTCCATTCATGATTAAatctgtttgattttttttaatcccATCCCTTTTTACAACGTCATTGAGGTTTGAATACAACACATCTCATCTTATGACTTAGAATCTCAGTTCTATCATTTATGGACAAGTAGCAAGAGAACATAAGCCAAGTGGGGTACCCTAGATAGACAAAACCAGATTACCAAAAAATTGGCTTATTAGTTCAGCAACAACAAAAACCTCTCAAACATACGGAATGAAACAAAACAAATACATGACTCAAGTACCTAATAATCCCCGTGTTCAGAGCTCGGTAAGCATGGTCCCTCACTTCCTGAGGTTTCATCATTTGCCCCCTACAGCTAATTCTCTTTCTACACTGCTTTATTTTCTGTAACACGTAATCTTTCTTTAATGGCATCCTTGTGCGGTGGTTAGGCATTTTGCCCCCTTATTTATCCCAAAAGCAAGTTTTGAGCACAGAGAACCATCAAAGTATTATTAAATCATAACAATACATATAACGGGAGAAAAGATTATAATTCTATCGACATAATTTCAATTTGGCAAGGTCAGTGCCATCCCATTAAAAAACCATAGTGGTATGCACAGTAAGCTACACTAACAAATGGACCAGGAAGAAAGGAAATGAACCCCAAAGTAATGGCCAAATGACCTTAAGATCCACAATTCCATGTTACTCTCAGAACTAAACCATCTAGAATGTTCAAAATACACACCAATTCAAACATTGAAATATACTGAGAAATATTACAATAAAACAGAAGTCAGCCCCTGTTGACAGGTTCAAGTGCTTCAACAGTAACCACACTGTTTCCTCTAATTACCTGCATCatcaattttaaaaacaaaatctggGTTAACTTGTACTCTATTCCCTCTAAAAATGTTCATGTTCCTGGTTGGCAAATTAAATTATAGAAAATGAAATGGAAGACAGAACTCACCACCATCCCtatttcattcttttcattgccATTGACTTCAACAGTGTTGTCAACAACTAAGTTCATAAACTGGTCAAAACCCCTGAGGGTACCAACAATCATCCTGTTTGCATTAAGCTTAACTGCAAGCAGATAATAAAAACTATTAATTTTCAGTATTATTGCTTCTCTCCTACAACAGCTAACACTTGTTTTCaaacataaacaaaaaaaaaaccctaaaaactataAGGTTCAAAATTCAAATGTCTATCTCATATGATGTATGCACAGTTATTATTGATATACAACATTATTAAGGGAAAAAAACCAAACTTCAGAAAATTAAGAATAAGAGAGAATCCAACTTACTCTGAAGCTTCTTGTCCATGTACCTGCAGCATCGCAAAGAGGGataaagaaggaaaaataaatttaGGTTAATATTGCTCATTGCATCAGATTCTGAAGAAAAttaagaaattgaaagatgaaatgAAGTGAATATGATTTAGTAATGCTTACTTCTTCAAATCCGGTGGCTGCCCTGATCTGCTCATAGTGAAGAGTTGAGTAGAGAAGCGACAAagacgaagaacaaattttggagtACAAGATGTTGCTGCACTCCGAAACCCTAGTGACTGTTTCACCTTCAGTTTTTAGCCACTACTAAGCCCAATAAAATATAACCCAAGCCCATAACTAAGGTCCTAAGTTCGAACTTCCCAAATCACGAAAATTGATGAATCGTTGAGCTTTGTTGTAAAATTTACTAGTTTATGGATAATTAATCCATTTTGTTATATTTATGTATGGTTTGCTTATAAAAAAATCTATATGTATTTAAAAgagttaatttatttaatatacatgcatattaattagttaatttcttttgtaatattaatatttaatttgataaaaaaaatcacaTTAATAGAGATATTTGTGTAAATTTTATTTTCTGATATAAATAATACTTAGAAGAAGTCTATATATAACTGTGTCTTAGTGGTAGAAGGTAAAAAAGCACAAAACTTAAAAGTGAAAGTCTATCACGAAGTTTATAAGTTGATGTTTGTTGACAATGTAATAGCTAATGGGGAGTAAGtggttaaattagtttttaaaagatcATTTGTTTTTTAAATTGGTTTTCGAAAGATTtatcttataaaaattttaaattatttatgttAGTTCTTCTATTATTTTGTTTGTTGATGGTGTTAAAATTTGTTAATGTGATATATTAAGTAACACTCTAATATACACATAAGAGTCTTAATTgattattaatataataaatttataaaattatatcaaattaaaatcTAATTGTGAGGAGAACTTGAGACattgaaattcctcaatttaaggttgatttatctaattttataaactaatcatgttaatagtcaattaagattTTTAGGTGTATATTGGAATATCACTTAATATATCACATTaacaaattttgacactattaataaataaaatgacagaaaaactaacataattaatttaaaaatctttaaagatgaatttaattaaaCAAATTTNNNNNNNNNNNNNNNNNNNNNNNNNNNNNNNNNNNNNNNNNNNNNNNNNNNNNNNNNNNNNNNNNNNNNNNNNNNNNNNNNNNNNNNNNNNNNNNNNNNNNNNNNNNNNNNNNNNNNNNNNNNNNNNNNNNNNNNNNNNNNNNNNNNNNNNNNNNNNNNNNNNNNNNNNNNNNNNNNNNNNNNNNNNNNNNNNNNNNNNNNNNNNNNNNNNNNNNNNNNNNNNNNNNNNNNNNNNNNNNNNNNNNNNNNNNNNNNNNNNNNNNNNNNNNNNNNNNNNNNNNNNNNNNNNNNNNNNNNNNNNNNNNNNNNNNNNNNNNNNNNNNNNNNNNNNNNaaaaaaaacaaataaaaattaatgtataaagaaaaaattatataGCTAATCATTCTTATAAAAGTAGTGCAAACAATAATGTCTTTGTGAGTTGTATCTTACATTTGATTGTTTTTCGTAAGTGCATTTAGAAAAACTAAACTCAATGATCTAACAAATCTTCCAAACTTAATGACCTCAATTTTTTTGagatcaaataataaaaaatatacaaagaaaaaatataataagttttcacatataaaaattctaaaatcACAATGAAACCATCTCATCAACTCATCACATATTTAAGCTACAAATAGAAAATAAACTTTTTCATATTCatcaaaattcaattcaattaaagCCATAACCTTTTCTAATTCTTATCGATGTTTTTAAACGATGAAGTATACTATATACTTTCCAGGTTTATTGAatgataaacccttttttttttttttatcatggaTCAGATCTTACtttctatcttttatttatttgttttgtttcaAGAAAATGCACACCTAAGGACATACAAATTAGttgttagaaaaaaaatattctaGTCACTATAAGCTCCAAAATGGACCAAGGCACAATACAAATACAATAGAATACCAGGACACAATACAAGTTAGTTGTGCATACATTATACCAattatttgttaaaaaaaaatttcacataCATCAAATTTTTAGGTCACTTGCCTTTGTTTGTTTGGTATATGTCTTGATAAGTAATCGACGCTTACTTATCAAAGTGTTGAAAACTTTCAAAAGAAACCTGAGCTTACCTAAGCCACTAGCAATATTACATTGTTCTTTCTTCTTAAATTTAAAGAGACTTCTTTTGGTAAAGTTTTCAGACAGAGTTACTTTCT is a genomic window of Arachis ipaensis cultivar K30076 chromosome B06, Araip1.1, whole genome shotgun sequence containing:
- the LOC107605454 gene encoding ER membrane protein complex subunit 4 — its product is MDKGKGVMGSNARRWAVDFSDNSTSPSSRDVPDPPGFSRASIDQDDSTLSRQKKDAESNWKSQKAWEVAQAPFKNLLMMGFMMWMAGSTVHLFSIGITFSALWQPISALQSVGKIFEPYKDSRVELLGPKLLFIALNLGGLALGVWKLNALGLLPTHTSDWVSSLPPAQEVEYSGGGLNLR
- the LOC107605455 gene encoding probable small nuclear ribonucleoprotein G, with protein sequence MSRSGQPPDLKKYMDKKLQIKLNANRMIVGTLRGFDQFMNLVVDNTVEVNGNEKNEIGMVVIRGNSVVTVEALEPVNRG